One Melanotaenia boesemani isolate fMelBoe1 chromosome 8, fMelBoe1.pri, whole genome shotgun sequence DNA segment encodes these proteins:
- the lamc1 gene encoding laminin subunit gamma-1 isoform X2, translating into MSGKVLVVQGLCSDQEQLDWVTATDIRVTLNRLNTFGDEVFNDPKVLKSYYYAISDFAVGGRCKCNGHASECVRNSVGRLVCNCKHNTEGDDCNVCKPFFNDRPWRRATADNPNECLPCDCNGKSSECYFDAELYRATGHGGHCRNCADNTDGPNCERCLDNYYRDQSGSRCLPCSCSPTGSESPQCDNRGVCACKPGVTGEKCDRCQPGYHSMTEAGCRPCSCSPSGSTQECDVNTGQCHCKDNVEGFSCDRCKLGYFNMDYKNPQGCTPCFCFQHSSVCDSAEGYSIHTITSSFSRDEEQWRGQQRDGASVPVQWSPSGQEVSLISDDYFPMYFVAPGKFLGNQMLSYGQNLSMNFRVERRDARLSAEDLILEGANLRVAVPLIAQGNAYPNENMQTFVFRLHDSTDYPWRPPISHPDFQKLLHNLTAIKIRGTYSERSAGYLDNVSLVTARRAPGVPALWVEQCTCPQGYQGQHCEQCTLGYRRARPELGPFSPCEPCNCNGHSEACHPDTGECDCQDNTAGLSCERCKDGFYGDATQGTPDPCQPCPCPAGATCAIVPATREVVCTNCPAGTTGKRCELCDDGFFGDPLGENGPVRACRSCKCSDNIDPNAVGNCNRETGECLKCIYNTDGFFCDRCKEGFYGNALATNPAEKCRPCSCSPLGTVDQQTSCSQVTGQCQCLPNVAERDCSACQPGFFNLQSGNGCERCSCNAIGSTNGHCEITTGQCECHPGVTGLRCERCEVNFFGFSSSGCKPCDCDPEGSQSGQCKEDGRCECRPGFVGARCDMCEENYFYNRSAPGCQQCPSCYSLVRDKVNQQRQKLHDLQTLIDNLGSGQDTVSDKAFEDRLKEAEKAIMDLLEEAQTSKDVDRGLLDRLNTINSTLTTQWNRLQSIRNTVDDTGAQADRARSRVRDAENLIDRARQELDKAKDAIGKVDIKPTGGTGEPNNMTLLAEEARNLANKHKMDADQIEKIAKDANDTSTKAYNLLLKTLDGESKTSQEIDELNKKYNEAKELAKNLEKQANKVQAEAEEAGNKALKIYANLTSLPPFDAKALEDEANKIKKEASDLDKLIDKTEKEYNDLRDDLKPKEQEVRKLLEKGKSEQQTADQLLARADAAKAQAEEAAKKGQSTFREAENILDDLRDFDRRVNDNKTAAEEAMKKIPAINATIMAANEKTRQAEAALGNADADAREAKKKAEEAERIASNVQKGSAKTKEDAEKALQDTNKLDKEVDDMMEKLSEAEQDLEKKKAEADRDMMMAAMASDNAKEAEDNARKAKSTVKTVLKLIMSLMDQLGNIDKVDLSKLNQIDESLKRAKGKMADSELDKKLKELNDVARTQEEMIDDYDRQIREIRADIANLNDIRNTLPDGCFNTPSLERP; encoded by the exons ATGTCTGGGAAGGTGCTGGTCGTTCAGGGACTTTGTTCAGACCAGGAACAGCTG GACTGGGTGACGGCCACAGACATCAGAGTGACCCTGAACAGACTCAACACTTTTGGAGACGAGGTTTTCAACGACCCCAAGGTCCTCAAATCATATTACTACGCCATCTCTGACTTCGCTGTGGGTGGAAG gtGTAAGTGTAACGGCCACGCCAGCGAGTGTGTGAGGAACAGTGTAGGACGGCTGGTGTGTAACTGCAAACACAACACGGAGGGTGACGACTGCAACGTGTGCAAACCATTCTTCAACGACCGGCCGTGGAGGAGAGCGACGGCCGACAACCCCAACGAGTGTCTCC CCTGCGACTGTAACGGGAAGAGCTCCGAGTGTTACTTTGATGCGGAGCTGTACCGGGCCACAGGTCATGGAGGCCACTGCAGAAACTGCGCCGACAACACAGACGGGCCCAACTGTGAGCGCTGCCTGGACAACTATTACAGAGACCAGAGCGGCAGCCGCTGCCTGCCCTGCAGCTGCAGCCCCACCG GTTCTGAGTCTCCTCAGTGTGACAAcagaggtgtgtgtgcatgcaaacCAGGCGTGACCGGAGAGAAGTGCGACCGCTGCCAGCCGGGATACCACAGCATGACGGAGGCCGGCTGCAG GCCATGCTCGTGCTCACCTTCAGGCAGCACCCAGGAATGCGACGTCAACACGGGTCAGTGCCACTGTAAAGACAACGTGGAGGGGTTCAGCTGCGACAG GTGTAAACTGGGTTACTTTAACATGGACTACAAAAACCCTCAGGGCTGCACGCCATGTTTCTGCTTCCAGCACTCATCAGTGTGCGACAGCGCTGAAGGCTACAGCATCCACACCATCACCTCGTCCTTCAGCAGAG ATGAAGAGCAGTGGAGGGGTCAGCAGCGGGATGGAGCCAGTGTCCCGGTCCAGTGGTCTCCCAGCGGACAGGAAGTCTCCCTTATCTCTGATGACTACTTTCCCATGTACTTTGTAGCCCCAg GCAAGTTTTTGGGGAACCAGATGTTGAGTTACGGACAGAACCTGAGCATGAATTTCCGCGTTGAGCGGCGGGACGCTCGCCTGTCGGCTGAAGACCTGATCCTGGAAGGGGCTAACCTGCGGGTGGCCGTCCCCCTCATCGCCCAGGGCAACGCCTACCCCAACGAGAACATGCAGACCTTCGTGTTCAG GCTACATGACAGCACTGACTACCCCTGGAGGCCGCCCATCAGCCACCCTGACTTCCAGAAACTTCTCCACAATCTGACGGCCATCAAGATCCGCGGCACCTACAGCGAAAGGA GTGCTGGTTACCTGGACAACGTCTCCTTGGTGACAGCAAGGCGAGCTCCCGGTGTGCCGGCCCTCTGGGTGGAGCAGTGCACCTGTCCTCAGGGTTACCAGGGTCAGCACTGTGAGCAGTGCACTCTGGGATACCGCCGCGCCCGGCCGGAGCTCGGACCCTTCAGCCCGTGTGAGCCCTGCAACTGCAACGGACACAGCGAGGCCTGCCACCCTGACACCG GAGAGTGTGACTGTCAAGATAACACCGCTGGCTTGAGCTGCGAGCGCTGTAAGGATGGTTTCTATGGCGACGCCACCCAGGGGACGCCTGATCCCTGTCAGCCATGTCCCTGTCCAGCTGGAGCCACCTGCGCCATCGTTCCAGCAACCAGAGAGGTGGTGTGCACCAACTGTCCAGCTGGAACCACAG GTAAGCGCTGCGAGCTGTGTGACGATGGGTTCTTCGGGGACCCTCTGGGTGAGAACGGACCAGTCCGAGCCTGCCGTTCCTGTAAGTGCAGCGACAACATCGACCCCAACGCTGTTGGAAACTGCAACCGCGAGACCGGAGAGTGTCTTAAGTGCATCTACAACACCGACGGCTTCTTCTGCGACCGCTGCAAGGAGGGTTTCTATGGCAACGCCCTGGCTACTAACCCCGCTGAGAAGTGCCGAC cctgCTCCTGTTCTCCGCTGGGAACCGTGGACCAGCAGACCAGCTGCTCCCAGGTCACCGGTCAGTGTCAGTGTCTCCCCAACGTGGCTGAACGCGACTGCAGCGCCTGCCAGCCCGGATTCTTCAACCTGCAGAGCGGCAACGGCTGTGAGCG GTGTAGCTGTAACGCGATTGGCTCCACCAACGGTCATTGCGAAATCACTACAGGTCAGTGTGAGTGCCACCCCGGCGTCACCGGCCTGCGGTGTGAGCGATGCGAGGTCAATTTCTTCGGCTTCAGCTCGTCTGGATGCAAAC CTTGTGACTGCGACCCAGAGGGCTCCCAGTCGGGTCAGTGTAAGGAGGATGGCCGCTGCGAGTGTCGGCCCGGTTTTGTTGGTGCTCGCTGCGACATGTGCGAGGAGAATTACTTCTACAACCGGTCAGCGCCGGGCTGCCAGCAGTGTCCATCCTGTTACAGTCTGGTCCGAGACAAG GTCAACCAGCAGAGACAGAAGCTTCATGACCTTCAGACTCTGATTGATAACCTCGGATCGGGGCAGGACACCGTCAGTGATAAGGCCTTCGAGGATCGACTGAAGGAGGCAGAAAAGGCCATCATGGATCTGCTGGAAGAGGCTCAGACCAGCAAAG ATGTGGACCGAGGCCTGCTGGACCGTCTCAACACCATCAACAGCACCCTGACCACCCAGTGGAACCGCCTGCAGAGCATCCGGAACACGGTGGACGACACCGGCGCTCAGGCCGACCGCGCCCGCAGCCGAGTTCGGGACGCCGAGAACCTGATCGACCGAGCCCGACAGGAGCTGGACAAAGCCAAGGACGCCATCGGCAAAGTG GACATCAAACCCACTGGCGGCACCGGAGAACCCAACAACATGACGCTGCTGGCCGAGGAAGCCCGAAACCTCGCCAACAA GCATAAGATGGATGCCGACCAGATCGAGAAGATTGCCAAGGATGCCAACGACACGTCGACCAAAGCGTACAACCTGCTGCTGAAGACTCTGGACGGAGAGAGCAAGACCAGCCAAGAGATCGACGAGCTCAATAAGAA GTACAACGAGGCGAAGGAGTTGGCCAAGAATCTGGAGAAACAGGCCAACAAGGTTCAGGCCGAGGCAGAGGAGGCTGGAAACAAGGCTCTGAAGATCTATGCCAACCTGACTAGCCTCCCGCCCTTCGACGCCAAGGCCCTCGAG GATGAAGCCAACAAGATCAAGAAGGAGGCGTCGGACCTCGACAAGCTGATCGACAAGACGGAGAAGGAGTACAATGACCTGAGAGACGACCTGAAGCCCAAAGAGCAGGAGGTCCGAAAACTGCTGGAGAAAGGCAAGAGTGAGCAGCAG ACAGCCGATCAACTGTTGGCCCGAGCTGATGCTGCCAAAGCTCAGGCTGAGGAGGCGGCAAAGAAAGGCCAGTCCACCTTCAGAGAGGCCGAGAACATCCTGGACGACCTCAGAG ACTTCGACAGGAGGGTCAACGACAATAAGACCGCAGCCGAAGAAGCCATGAAGAAGATCCCCGCCATCAACGCCACCATCATGGCCGCCAACGAGAAAACCAGGCAGGCCGAGGCGGCACTCGGTAACGCTGACGCTGACGCCCGAGAGGCCAAGAAAAAGGCAGAGGAGGCCGAGAGGATCGCAAGCAACGTGCAGAAG GGCTCTGCCAAGACCAAGGAGGATGCAGAGAAAGCCTTACAGGACACCAACAAGCTGGACAAGGAGGTCGACGACATGATGGAGAAGCTGAGTGAGGCTGAACAGGACTTGGAGAAGAAGAAGGCTGAAGCCGACCGCGACATGATGATGGCCGCCATG GCGTCGGATAATGCCAAAGAGGCGGAGGACAACGCCCGCAAGGCGAAGAGCACAGTGAAGACGGTCCTGAAGCTGATCATGAGTCTGATGGACCAGCTGG GAAACATCGACAAGGTGGACCTGAGCAAACTGAACCAGATCGACGAGTCACTGAAGAGGGCCAAGGGGAAGATGGCCGACAGCGAGCTGGACAAGAAGCTGAAGGAGCTGAATGACGTGGCGCGCACTCAGGAGGAGATGATCGACGACTACGACCGGCAGATCCGCGAGATCCGTGCCGACATCGCCAACCTCAACGACATCAGGAACACATTACCTGACGGCTGCTTCAACACGCCGTCTCTGGAGAGGCCTTAG
- the LOC121645110 gene encoding E3 ubiquitin-protein ligase TRIM21-like yields the protein MSVSSNQRSEVQFLCSICLDVVTDPVSTPCGHNYCKNCITQHWDDKDHCQCPVCKKVFKTRSDLDNNTFIREMSDQFRREAQQEASSSSSEQQAAKPDVPCDVCTGTKLKALKSCLVCLASYCQTHLEPHQTCSRLKRHQLMEPVENLEDRMCRKHDKPLELFCRTDQTCVCMLCSVLDHKTHELVPLREEYEGKKAELGKTEAEIQLMIQKRRLKIQELKESMKISKDAADRETAEGVQVFTALMESVQRGLYQLVEEIQDKQKTTEKQAEDFIKDLEQEISELMKRSSEVEQLSRSEDHLHLLQSFSSLKTAPPIKNWTKVRVRLPSYEGTLMRAVHQLKNTIRTQMKKLLAESELMKVQQYAVDVTLDPDTAHPDLILSVDNKQVHDSDEEKKVPDNPEIFSYCLSVLGRQSFSSGRFYFEVLVKGKSGWDLGVASESINMEGDVRLSPQDGFWTVWLTDGTEYKAIGSPPVRLHLQSVPKKVGVFVDHEGGLVSFYDVNTAALIFSSTGCCFTDKLHPYFGPGLNDGGENSAPLIICPVSHAV from the coding sequence ATGTCTGTCAGCAGCAACCAGAGATCTGAGGTTCAGTTTCTCTGCTCCATCTGTCTGGATGTGGTCACTGATCCAGTCTCCACACCATGTGGACACAACTACTGCAAGAACTGCATCACTCAACACTGGGATGATAAAGACCACTGCCAATGTCCAGTGTGTAAAAAAGTGTTCAAGACGAGATCTGATCTAGACAATAACACCTTCATCAGGGAGATGTCTGATCAGTTCAGACGTGAAGCTCAGCAGgaagccagcagcagcagttcagaGCAACAAGCTGCCAAACCAGATGTTCCCTGTGACGTCTGCACTGGAACCAAACTGAAGGCCCTgaagtcctgcctggtgtgttTGGCCTCCTACTGTCAGACTCACTTGGAGCCTCATCAGACATGTTCACGTCTGAAAAGACATCAGCTGATGGAGCCTGTGGAGAACCTGGAGGACAGGATGTGTAGGAAGCACGATAAACCTCTGGAGCTGTTCTGTAGGACCGACCAGACATGTGTCTGCATGCTCTGCTCTGTTTTAGACCACAAGACTCATGAGCTTGTTCCTCTGAGAGAAGAATATGAAGGAAAGAAGGCAGAGCTGGGGAAGACAGAGGCTGAAATCCAGCTGATGATCCAGAAGAGACGACTGAAGATTCAGGAGCTGAAAGAGTCGATGAAGATCAGtaaagatgctgcagacagagagacagcagaAGGTGTTCAGGTCTTCACTGCTCTGATGGAGTCTGTTCAGAGAGGTCTGTACCAGCTCGTAGAGGAGATCCAAGACAAGCAGAAAACTACAGAGAAACAGGCTGAAGACTTCATCAAAGATCTGGAACAGGAAATCTctgagctgatgaagaggagctcagAGGTGGAGCAGCTCTCACGCTCTGAagaccacctccacctcctccaaaGCTTCTCGTCCCTGAAAACTGCTCCACCCATCAAGAACTGGACAAAGGTCAGAGTCCGTCTGCCATCATATGAGGGGACTCTGATGAGAGCTGTACATCAGCTGAAGAACACAATCAGGACCCAGATGAAGAAGTTGCTCGCTGAGTCTGAGCTGATGAAGGTCCAGCAGTATGCAGTGGATGTTACTCTGGACCCTGATACAGCAcatccagacctcatcctgtcTGTGGATAACAAACAAGTCCATGATAGTGATGAGGAGAAGAAAGTACCAGATAATCCAGAGATATTTTCTTACTGTCTTTCCGTTTTAGGACGTCAGAGTTTCTCTTCAGGAAGATTCTACTTTGAGGTTCTGGTTAAAGGAAAATCTGGTTGGGATTTAGGAGTCGCCAGCGAGTCCATCAACATGGAGGGAGACGTCAGACTGAGTCCTCAGGATGGTTTCTGGACTGTCTGGTTGACTGATGGAACTGAGTACAAAGCTATCGGCAGTCCTCCAGTCCGTCTCCATCTCCAGTCTGTTCCTAAGAAGGTGGGGGTGTTTGTAGACCATGAGGGGGGTCTGGTCTCCTTTTATGATGTAAATACTGCAGCTCTGATCTTCTCCTCTACTGGCTGTTGCTTCACTGACAAACTCCACCCGTACTTTGGTCCTGGTCTGAATGATGGCGGTGAAAACTCAGCTCCTCTGATCATCTGTCCTGTCAGTCACGCAGTCTGA
- the LOC121645132 gene encoding zinc finger protein OZF-like isoform X1, with product MSKLQLLRTLVTERLTAAAEEILVLVERVMVEQQEELVRRYSPVDTAPSPARGQPQSRGAADTGPVQSGSTDTRGLDGVILQHPESPIIKQEEEEEEEEEDWMAPQLQDEDPDQAEDTKEFKREQPRDDSDEAVKVEVEEDNTRPSTSCGGAEAPPSEADLTGSSGSICCKVCGMMFSYRGSLRNHAEVHANEEHCVCGVCGELQPDKQNLLDHLQTHLKVHVCKFCSKTFRRRVELEVHTRTHTGEKPFGCRVCGKCFSRKSNMEIHMRTHTGEKPHRCDVCGKCFNITSSMIRHLRTHSGEKPYSCRVCFKAFAASSDMKIHMRTHTGEKPYSCPVCGKAFMLSTPLKYHMKHHTEDRPYCCSRCNRNFSDVYTLRRHMKTQDCKRKTYVHISALTETQD from the exons ATGTctaagctgcagctgctgaggaCGCTGGTGACGGAGAGATTGACGGCGGCGGCGGAGGAgatcctggtcctggtggagAGAGTCATGGTGGAGCAGCAGGAGGAACTGGTCCGGCGGTACAGCCCGGTGGACACGGCGCCGAGTCCGGCCAGAGGGCAGCCGCAGAGCCGCGGAGCCGCTGACACAGGTCCGGTTCAGTCCGGCAGCACAG ACACTCGGGGTCTCGACGgcgtcatcctgcagcatccggAGTCTCCCATCATtaaacaggaggaggaggaagaggaagaagaggaggactgGATGGCTCCGCAGCTCCAGGACGAAGATCCCGACCAAGCAGAAGACACCAAAGAGTTCAAAAGAGAGCAGCCAAGAGACGACTCTGATGAGGCGgtgaaggtggaggtggaggaggacaaCACCCGGCCCAGCACCTCCTGTGGGGGGGCCGAGGCCCCGCCCTCGGAGGCGGACCTCACCGGCAGCAGCGGCTCCATCTGCTGTAAAGTTTGTGGGATGATGTTCAGCTACCGCGGCTCACTGAGAAACCACGCGGAGGTCCACGCCAACGAGGAGCACTGCGTGTGCGGCGTGTGTGGCGAGCTGCAGCCTGACAAGCAGAACCTGCTGGATCACCTGCAGACGCACCTGAAGGTCCACGTCTGCAAGTTCTGCAGCAAAACCTTCCGACGGCGCGTGGAGCTGGAGgtgcacacgcgcacacacacggGCGAGAAGCCGTTCGGCTGCAGAGTCTGCGGCAAGTGTTTCAGCCGCAAGAGCAACATGGAGATCCACATGAGGACGCACACGGGCGAGAAGCCGCACCGCTGCGACGTCTGCGGGAAGTGCTTCAACATCACCTCGTCCATGATCCGCCACCTCAGGACGCACTCCGGGGAGAAACCCTACAGCTGCCGCGTCTGCTTCAAAGCCTTCGCCGCCAGCTCCGACATGAAGATCCACATGAGGACGCACACCGGCGAGAAGCCGTACAGCTGCCCCGTCTGCGGGAAGGCCTTCATGCTCAGCACGCCGCTCAAATACCACATGAAGCACCACACGGAGGATCGGCCGTACTGCTGCAGCCGCTGCAACAGGAACTTCAGCGACGTGTACACGCTGCGGCGGCACATGAAGACGCAGGACTGCAAGAGGAAGACGTACGTCCACATTTCAGCGCTGACGGAGACGCAGGACTGA
- the LOC121645132 gene encoding zinc finger protein OZF-like isoform X2, protein MSKLQLLRTLVTERLTAAAEEILVLVERVMVEQQEELVRRYSPVDTAPSPARGQPQSRGAADTDTRGLDGVILQHPESPIIKQEEEEEEEEEDWMAPQLQDEDPDQAEDTKEFKREQPRDDSDEAVKVEVEEDNTRPSTSCGGAEAPPSEADLTGSSGSICCKVCGMMFSYRGSLRNHAEVHANEEHCVCGVCGELQPDKQNLLDHLQTHLKVHVCKFCSKTFRRRVELEVHTRTHTGEKPFGCRVCGKCFSRKSNMEIHMRTHTGEKPHRCDVCGKCFNITSSMIRHLRTHSGEKPYSCRVCFKAFAASSDMKIHMRTHTGEKPYSCPVCGKAFMLSTPLKYHMKHHTEDRPYCCSRCNRNFSDVYTLRRHMKTQDCKRKTYVHISALTETQD, encoded by the exons ATGTctaagctgcagctgctgaggaCGCTGGTGACGGAGAGATTGACGGCGGCGGCGGAGGAgatcctggtcctggtggagAGAGTCATGGTGGAGCAGCAGGAGGAACTGGTCCGGCGGTACAGCCCGGTGGACACGGCGCCGAGTCCGGCCAGAGGGCAGCCGCAGAGCCGCGGAGCCGCTGACACAG ACACTCGGGGTCTCGACGgcgtcatcctgcagcatccggAGTCTCCCATCATtaaacaggaggaggaggaagaggaagaagaggaggactgGATGGCTCCGCAGCTCCAGGACGAAGATCCCGACCAAGCAGAAGACACCAAAGAGTTCAAAAGAGAGCAGCCAAGAGACGACTCTGATGAGGCGgtgaaggtggaggtggaggaggacaaCACCCGGCCCAGCACCTCCTGTGGGGGGGCCGAGGCCCCGCCCTCGGAGGCGGACCTCACCGGCAGCAGCGGCTCCATCTGCTGTAAAGTTTGTGGGATGATGTTCAGCTACCGCGGCTCACTGAGAAACCACGCGGAGGTCCACGCCAACGAGGAGCACTGCGTGTGCGGCGTGTGTGGCGAGCTGCAGCCTGACAAGCAGAACCTGCTGGATCACCTGCAGACGCACCTGAAGGTCCACGTCTGCAAGTTCTGCAGCAAAACCTTCCGACGGCGCGTGGAGCTGGAGgtgcacacgcgcacacacacggGCGAGAAGCCGTTCGGCTGCAGAGTCTGCGGCAAGTGTTTCAGCCGCAAGAGCAACATGGAGATCCACATGAGGACGCACACGGGCGAGAAGCCGCACCGCTGCGACGTCTGCGGGAAGTGCTTCAACATCACCTCGTCCATGATCCGCCACCTCAGGACGCACTCCGGGGAGAAACCCTACAGCTGCCGCGTCTGCTTCAAAGCCTTCGCCGCCAGCTCCGACATGAAGATCCACATGAGGACGCACACCGGCGAGAAGCCGTACAGCTGCCCCGTCTGCGGGAAGGCCTTCATGCTCAGCACGCCGCTCAAATACCACATGAAGCACCACACGGAGGATCGGCCGTACTGCTGCAGCCGCTGCAACAGGAACTTCAGCGACGTGTACACGCTGCGGCGGCACATGAAGACGCAGGACTGCAAGAGGAAGACGTACGTCCACATTTCAGCGCTGACGGAGACGCAGGACTGA